One segment of Urocitellus parryii isolate mUroPar1 chromosome 5, mUroPar1.hap1, whole genome shotgun sequence DNA contains the following:
- the Ifit5 gene encoding interferon-induced protein with tetratricopeptide repeats 5, with amino-acid sequence MSEIPKDSLKAILLELDCHFTWNLLKEDIDLFDVEDTIGQQLEFLTTKSRLVLYNLLAYVKHLKGQNNDALECLKQAEEIIQREHSNEKDVRSLVTWGNYAWVSYHMDQSEEVRKYIDKVGNVCRKLSSPSDYKLERPEIDCEKGWALLKFGGKYYQKAKAAFEKALKVEPDNPEFNIGYAITVYRLDDSDREGSVKSFSLGPLRKAVMLNPDNSYIKVFLALKLQDVHAEAEGEKYIEEILDQVSSQPYVLRYAAKFYRRKNSWDKALELLKKALEATPTSSFLHHQMGLCYRAQMIQIKKVTRNRPKGKDKLKVNELIASAIFHFKAAVERDSMFAFAYTDLANMYAEGGQYSNAEDIFQKALHLENITDDHKHQIHYHYGRFQEFHCKSENTAIYHYLEALKVKDRSSLRTKLISALRKLATKRLCHNALDVQSLSALGFVYKLEGEKRQAAEYYKRAQKIDPENAEFLTALCELQLSI; translated from the exons ATGAG TGAAATTCCTAAGGACTCCTTGAAAGCCATTCTGTTAGAGTTGGACTGTCACTTTACTTGGAATTTACTTAAGGAAGATATTGATCTGTTTGATGTAGAAGATACAATTGGGCAACAGCTTGAATTTCTTACCACAAAATCCAGActtgttctttataatttattgGCCTATGTGAAACATCTAAAAGGTCAAAATAATGATGCCCTAGAGTGTTTGAAACAAGCAGAAGAAATAATCCAGAGAGAACACTCAAATGAAAAAGATGTACGAAGTCTGGTCACTTGGGGAAACTACGCCTGGGTATCTTACCACATGGACCAGAGTGAGGAAGTTCGGAAGTATATAGACAAGGTAGGGAATGTCTGCAGGAAATTGTCCAGTCCTTCTGACTACAAGTTGGAGCGCCCTGAAATTGACTGTGAGAAAGGGTGGGCACTCTTGAAATTTGGAGGAAAGTATTACCAAAAAGCTAAAGCAGCTTTTGAGAAGGCTCTGAAAGTAGAACCTGACAATCCTGAATTTAACATTGGCTATGCCATCACTGTGTATCGGCTGGATGATTCTGATAGAGAAGGGTCTGTAAAGAGCTTTTCTCTGGGACCTCTGAGGAAGGCTGTTATGCTGAACCCGGACAACAGCTACATTAAGGTTTTTCTGGCCCTGAAGCTTCAAGATGTTCATGCAGAAGCTGAAGGGGAAAAGTATATCGAAGAAATCCTAGACCAGGTATCATCTCAGCCTTATGTCCTTCGTTATGCAGCTAAATTCTATAGGAGAAAAAATTCCTGGGACAAAGctcttgaacttttaaaaaaggcTTTGGAGGCGACACCAACCTCTTCTTTCCTGCATCACCAGATGGGGCTTTGCTACAGGGCACAAATGATCCAAATCAAGAAGGTCACGCGCAACAGACctaaaggaaaagataaactgAAGGTCAATGAGTTGATTGCATCCGCTATATTTCATTTCAAAGCAGCTGTGGAACGAGACTCTATGTTTGCATTTGCCTACACAGACCTTGCCAACATGTATGCTGAGGGAGGCCAGTATAGCAATGCTGAGGACATTTTCCAGAAAGCTCTTCATCTGGAGAATATAACTGATGATCACAAACACCAGATCCACTACCACTATGGCCGCTTTCAGGAATTTCACTGTAAATCAGAAAATACTGCCATCTACCATTATTTAGAAGCCTTAAAGGTCAAAGACAGGTCATCCTTGCGTACCAAATTGATAAGTGCTCTGAGGAAATTGGCTACCAAGAGACTTTGTCACAATGCTTTAGATGTGCAGAGTTTAAGTGCCCTAGGGTTTGTTTATAAGCtggagggagaaaagagacaaGCTGCTGAGTACTATAAGAGGGCCCAGAAGATTGATCCTGAAAATGCAGAATTCCTTACTGCTCTCTGTGAGCTCCAACTTTCCATTTAA